CGCACGAGCGGGTAGATGTGCTCGATAGCCGAGACGCCCTCGTATTGTGCGGCGGCGGCGCGGCTGACCGACATCAGCGTCTCGCCGGTCGAGTCCGAGATCAGGTGGAGATGGAAGTTGCGCCGCACCGTCACGCCTCGCCGTCGGTCGTCGGGCCGGGATTGCTGGGGACGCGTGTGGAGAACCACCGCCCGGCGCCGACCGTCGCCAACGCCCTAGCGCCTTGCCGATCCACCATCAACAAACTGTCACGAAGGGCTTCCGCCATCCCGCCGTGCCGCAGGTGTTAACAAATCGTTAACGGCCCCACAGGCTGGCCACGCCTCGTTAAGAAAGGCCTGACGGCGTTAAGGTTTTGTTAACCCGCCCGGCGCTGTCCATGGCTGTGGAGAAGACTCGCAAGTCGCGGTCGTCCGTAGAGATTGTGCGCTTCGGCGGATGGCCCTAATCCAGGGGCCAAGAAGAAGAAAAAAGAAGAATCTCTTTAAGGATTTATAGGCTTGCCAGTGACAACGTCCAAGACGTCGCCGAGGTTCCTGAGAGCGCTTGCGGGCGAGCCAGTGTGGCCGCCGCCGCTGTGGCTGATGCGGCAGGCTGGGCGCTATCTGCCGGAGTACCGGCAGATCCGCTCGCAGGCCGCCTCCTTCCTCGAGTTCTGCTACTCGCCGAAGGCCACGGTCGAGGCCACGCTGCAGCCGATCCGCCGGTTCGGGTTCGATGCGGCGATCCTGTTCTCGGACATTCTCGTCATTCCGGACGCCCTCGGGCAGCGCGTCAGCTTCGAGAGCGGCGAAGGCCCTCGGCTCACGCCGATCAACGATGCGCGCGCCGTTGCCGCCCTGCGCGAGAAGATCGACCTCGATCACCTGGCACCGGTGCTGGAGACCGTCGCCCGGCTCAAGCAGGACCTCCCGCGCGACACCCCGCTGATCGGCTTCTGCGGCGCGCCCTGGACCGTGGCGAGCTACATGATCGCCGGCAAGGGCACGCCCGACCAAGCGCCGGCACGGCTCTTCGCCTATCGCGAGCCCGCTCTCTTCCAGCGCGTGATCGACAAGCTGGTCGAGGCGTCGATCGTCTATCTCGGCAAGCAGGTCGAAGCCGGCGTCGATGCGGTGCAGATCTTCGACACCTGGGCCGGCGTGCTGCCGACTGGCGCCTTCGAGCGCTGGTGCGTCGAGCCGATCGCCGCCATCGTGAGGGGGCTCCGCGCGAAGCACCCGACAATCCCGATCATCGTTTTCGCGCGTGGGGCGGGCCCGCGGCTCGTCGGGCTCGAGACCGCGACGGGGGCGAACGCGCTTGGCATCGACACCGCGGTCGATCCTGTCTGGGCGGCGCGGACGCAGCCGGCGACGACCGTGCTGCAGGGCAACCTCGATCCGCTCGCGCTCGTCGCAGGCGGCCCGGCGCTCGACGAGGCGGTGGCGCGGATACTCGAGGCCGTCCGCGGCCGGCCGCACATCTTCAACCTCGGCCACGGCATTTTGCCGGAGACGCCGATCGCCCACGTCGAGCGGCTGGTGAGCCTGGTGCGGGCCGCCTCGGCTTAGCGCGCGAAGTAGCGCTCCAGGATGCCGCGGTAGATCGCGGCAAGGCCGTCGAGATCGGCGATGGGCACGCGCTCGTCGACCATGTGCATCGTGTCGCCGACAAGCCCGAGCTCGATGACCGGGCAGTAGGCCTGGATGAAGCGCGCGTCGGACGTGCCGCCCGTCGTCGAGAGCACCGGCGTCCGTCTAACCGCCGACTCGACCGCCGCGACGACGAGATCGGTGAACGGCGACAGCGGGGTCACGAAGGCCGGAGCGTTGAACGGCATGAACTCGAGCGTGACATCGGCGCCGGCCGCGGCTGCCGCCGCCCGCGCGCGCAGCTCGGAGACGAGCGTCGCGTCGGTCCAGGTGTCGTTGAAGCGGATGTTGAAAGCTGCCGTCGCCTGCGCCGGGATCACGTTGGTCGCCGGGTTGCCGACATCTACGGTGGTGATCTCGAGGTTCGAGGCATCGAAGCGCGACGTGCCCCCGTCGAGCGGTTCCAGGAGCGCCTGCAGCACGCGCAGGAGCGCCGGGATGGGGTTGGCGGCCCTGGCGGGATAGGCGACGTGTCCCTGCCGTCCGCGGGCCACCACGCGGCCGTTGAGCGAACCGCGCCGACCGATCTTAATCATGTCGCCGAGCTGTTCGCGGCTCGTCGGCTCGCCAACGATGCAATGGTCGAAGCGCTCGCCCCGCTCATGCGCCCATTCGAGCAGCTTGACGGTGCCGTTGACCGCCGGTCCTTCCTCGTCGCCGGTGATCAGGAGCCCGATCGAGCCGGCCGGCGCGCCATGATCGGCCACATAGGCCAGCGCGGCGGCGACGAAGCAGGCGATGCCGCCCTTCATGTCCTGCGCGCCGCGGCCGTAGAGCTTGCCGTCGGAGACGGTCGCGTCGAACGGCCCATGCGTCCAGGCGCCGGCGTCGCCGGGCGGCACGACATCGGTGTGGCCGGCAAAGAGCAGATGCGGCGCGCCGGTGCCGAGCCGGGCATAGAGGTTCTCGACGTCGGGCGTGCCGGGCGCCGAAAACGTGACGCGGTGCGTCTCGAAGCCCGCGTTATCGAGGATCGCTTGCAGCACGCCGAGCGCGCCGGCGTCGTGCGGCGTGATCGACGGCTTGGCGATCAGGGCTTGGGCGATCTCGAGCGGCTGCATGCGGCGTTTACAGGAGGTGCAGGATCGCGCGTCAAGCCGATCTACTGCTGCGCCTGCTCGCCGATGGCGTCCTGCACCTGCGGCTTGCGCTGGTGCGTCATGGCCGGCAGGCGGCCGCCGCGCTGGCGTGCCGACCAGTCGCGGCGATCGA
This Beijerinckiaceae bacterium RH AL1 DNA region includes the following protein-coding sequences:
- the hemE gene encoding Uroporphyrinogen decarboxylase (ID:RHAL1_04183;~source:Prodigal:2.6); amino-acid sequence: MPVTTSKTSPRFLRALAGEPVWPPPLWLMRQAGRYLPEYRQIRSQAASFLEFCYSPKATVEATLQPIRRFGFDAAILFSDILVIPDALGQRVSFESGEGPRLTPINDARAVAALREKIDLDHLAPVLETVARLKQDLPRDTPLIGFCGAPWTVASYMIAGKGTPDQAPARLFAYREPALFQRVIDKLVEASIVYLGKQVEAGVDAVQIFDTWAGVLPTGAFERWCVEPIAAIVRGLRAKHPTIPIIVFARGAGPRLVGLETATGANALGIDTAVDPVWAARTQPATTVLQGNLDPLALVAGGPALDEAVARILEAVRGRPHIFNLGHGILPETPIAHVERLVSLVRAASA
- the dapE gene encoding Succinyl-diaminopimelate desuccinylase (ID:RHAL1_04184;~source:Prodigal:2.6) — encoded protein: MQPLEIAQALIAKPSITPHDAGALGVLQAILDNAGFETHRVTFSAPGTPDVENLYARLGTGAPHLLFAGHTDVVPPGDAGAWTHGPFDATVSDGKLYGRGAQDMKGGIACFVAAALAYVADHGAPAGSIGLLITGDEEGPAVNGTVKLLEWAHERGERFDHCIVGEPTSREQLGDMIKIGRRGSLNGRVVARGRQGHVAYPARAANPIPALLRVLQALLEPLDGGTSRFDASNLEITTVDVGNPATNVIPAQATAAFNIRFNDTWTDATLVSELRARAAAAAAGADVTLEFMPFNAPAFVTPLSPFTDLVVAAVESAVRRTPVLSTTGGTSDARFIQAYCPVIELGLVGDTMHMVDERVPIADLDGLAAIYRGILERYFAR